The Armatimonas rosea genome includes a window with the following:
- a CDS encoding M1 family metallopeptidase, with the protein MYRHRLFLTLLALGIAAVPTLAQRGGGNPFAPPAAKLQYAPDRDFDLQHLKVELDIDWPNRKFTGASTNTVAPLRAGLTVLHFHAGKNIEVATADTEGKPLTFKRDGELLAVTFPAPLAKDKPLLVRFTYKGGGIQGGGFGQGDGFHWMNPTENNKDKQGFWTQGETSGNREWAVTWDYPNDFTTTETITTVPAEWSVVGNGLPLSDTVKNGRRTVRWKMTQPHATYLMALVAGPFDIKKDKWRDVPLWYVVPKGYGDMIDASFGDTPDMLEFFSTITGVKYAWPKYAQNAMYDFGGGMENVSSTTLGMGALTDFRSGFRGMASLNSHELAHQWFGDLVTCKDWGEAWLNESFATFFETLYMEHSRGKHAYDREIEGNMRAYFGESRRYKRPVSTNLYRDPDVMFDSHTYPKGGVILHTLRRQLGDAVFFGGIKKYLTEHRHTPVEWEDLCRAFTDYSGINCEPFFQQWLLKPGHPVLEYDWKWDEATSEVVLSVKQTQDTADGTPIYTIPTKVGLIRDSLNRVPVTLSAAEQVFRIKATSKPAAVILDPDHDFLRELKHDFAPDELLPILKYAPVGLDKTIAMQGLLTDTPSEAAVAAIAALGKADAERFPALASLDGLGRLEREDLRPLWRGLLTHVSDARRGDAIRALGKLKHDPADAKLLIGLLTEKETYSNCAAIATVLDVWDDKAYATEIAKAKKLAQRPRRGGGR; encoded by the coding sequence ATGTATCGTCACCGCCTTTTCTTAACCCTTCTTGCCCTCGGAATCGCCGCCGTGCCCACCCTGGCACAGCGAGGTGGGGGGAATCCCTTTGCACCGCCCGCGGCCAAGCTCCAGTACGCCCCCGACCGGGACTTTGACCTTCAGCACCTGAAGGTGGAGCTCGATATCGACTGGCCCAATCGCAAGTTCACGGGGGCGTCCACCAACACAGTCGCGCCCTTGCGAGCGGGGCTCACGGTGCTGCACTTTCACGCAGGGAAGAATATCGAGGTGGCGACCGCCGATACTGAGGGAAAGCCACTGACCTTTAAGCGCGACGGCGAGCTTCTCGCCGTGACCTTTCCGGCGCCTTTGGCAAAGGACAAGCCGCTCCTCGTGCGTTTTACGTATAAAGGCGGCGGGATTCAGGGCGGGGGATTTGGTCAGGGCGATGGCTTCCACTGGATGAACCCCACCGAGAACAACAAGGACAAACAGGGCTTCTGGACCCAGGGGGAGACGTCGGGGAACCGCGAGTGGGCGGTGACCTGGGACTACCCCAACGACTTCACCACCACCGAGACCATCACGACGGTTCCGGCGGAGTGGAGTGTCGTGGGCAATGGCCTCCCCCTGAGCGACACGGTCAAGAACGGCCGCCGGACGGTGCGCTGGAAGATGACCCAGCCCCATGCCACCTACCTCATGGCACTGGTCGCGGGGCCCTTTGACATTAAGAAAGACAAGTGGCGCGATGTGCCACTGTGGTATGTCGTTCCCAAGGGCTACGGCGACATGATCGATGCCAGCTTTGGCGACACCCCGGACATGCTGGAGTTCTTCTCCACCATCACCGGAGTCAAGTACGCCTGGCCCAAGTACGCCCAGAACGCCATGTACGACTTCGGCGGTGGCATGGAGAATGTCTCGTCCACGACCCTAGGAATGGGCGCCCTCACCGACTTCCGCTCCGGCTTCCGAGGCATGGCCAGCCTCAACTCCCACGAGCTGGCCCACCAGTGGTTTGGGGATCTGGTGACCTGTAAGGACTGGGGCGAGGCCTGGCTCAACGAGAGCTTTGCGACTTTCTTCGAGACACTCTACATGGAGCATAGCCGGGGCAAGCACGCCTACGACCGGGAGATCGAGGGCAACATGCGCGCCTACTTTGGCGAGTCCCGCCGCTACAAGCGCCCCGTCTCCACCAACCTCTACCGCGACCCCGATGTGATGTTCGATAGCCACACCTACCCCAAGGGCGGCGTCATCCTCCACACCCTGCGGCGTCAGCTCGGGGATGCAGTGTTCTTTGGGGGGATCAAGAAATACCTCACCGAGCACCGCCACACCCCGGTGGAGTGGGAGGACCTCTGCCGCGCCTTTACGGACTACAGTGGGATCAACTGCGAGCCGTTCTTCCAGCAGTGGCTCCTCAAGCCCGGCCACCCCGTGCTGGAGTACGACTGGAAGTGGGACGAGGCCACGAGCGAGGTGGTGCTCTCGGTCAAGCAGACCCAGGACACCGCCGATGGCACCCCGATCTACACGATTCCTACCAAGGTGGGGCTGATCCGAGATAGTCTCAACCGCGTCCCGGTAACCCTCAGTGCCGCTGAGCAGGTCTTTCGGATCAAGGCCACCTCGAAGCCTGCCGCGGTGATCCTCGACCCGGATCATGACTTCCTCCGTGAGCTCAAGCACGACTTCGCCCCCGACGAGCTGCTACCGATCCTCAAGTACGCACCGGTTGGGCTGGATAAGACCATCGCGATGCAGGGCCTCCTCACCGACACCCCATCGGAGGCCGCCGTCGCCGCGATCGCAGCCCTCGGCAAGGCAGATGCAGAGCGCTTCCCCGCACTGGCGAGCCTGGACGGTCTCGGTCGGCTGGAGCGTGAGGACCTTCGTCCCTTGTGGCGTGGCCTGCTCACCCACGTCAGCGATGCCCGGCGCGGCGATGCCATCCGTGCCCTCGGCAAGCTCAAGCACGACCCAGCCGATGCCAAGCTCTTGATCGGGCTGCTCACGGAGAAGGAGACCTACTCCAACTGCGCCGCGATCGCCACGGTTCTGGATGTATGGGACGATAAAGCCTACGCGACGGAGATCGCGAAGGCGAAGAAGCTCGCCCAGCGGCCCCGTCGCGGCGGGGGACGGTAG
- a CDS encoding Uma2 family endonuclease — protein MATQMERPRLRLTQAHVKLMLDANLITPHDYELIDGDLIEKMPQNQPHSAANDNGYDTLTALFGRGFVQHSAPIYINNSTSPEPDLAVLKQHRRTYTDNPAASECSLVVEVSDSTLAYDRTTKAELYARAGIPEYWIVNLNARTLIVHRSPTDEGYGELRTLTETDSVTPLGQSSSVAVADLF, from the coding sequence ATGGCGACACAGATGGAACGTCCCCGGCTCCGGCTCACACAGGCCCACGTCAAGCTCATGCTCGATGCGAACCTCATCACGCCCCACGACTACGAACTCATCGACGGAGACCTTATCGAAAAAATGCCCCAGAACCAGCCCCACTCCGCCGCAAACGACAACGGCTACGACACACTGACTGCGCTCTTTGGCCGCGGCTTTGTCCAGCACTCTGCTCCCATCTACATCAACAATAGCACATCCCCTGAGCCCGACCTAGCCGTACTAAAGCAACATCGCCGCACCTATACAGACAACCCTGCGGCCTCGGAGTGCTCGCTCGTCGTGGAAGTATCAGACTCCACGCTTGCCTACGACCGTACCACCAAAGCCGAGCTCTATGCCCGCGCGGGGATTCCTGAGTACTGGATCGTCAACCTCAACGCCCGGACGCTCATTGTCCACCGTTCCCCCACCGACGAAGGCTACGGCGAGCTTCGCACCCTCACGGAGACCGACTCTGTCACGCCGCTGGGACAATCCAGCTCGGTAGCCGTTGCGGATCTTTTTTGA
- a CDS encoding redoxin domain-containing protein, with translation MFLPALVYLIQDTIDPRAEALLESNAKAIAALKSFKAEGDIVTQSGTNTRHTVSQVLAGRPSFLRYELWTVDDAGKKSEQPISLLLSDGKQYVRQSGKTYTTLTANPATMSLGAEPWDGFFSEKRTFQTVFAGYKQQKTLAALALGEPEVVEGEKCSVVSYRYTMSLGTNTIKYEGKLYFGQDSLARRKVQTIQVGEGPKSTSTATIRNLQKNAPLPEPTAFAYVPGPGIEPFKAPTPKPAAPRPPLLAVGTPAPDFTVMTLDGKPVKLSDFRGKVVVMDFWATWCGPCMVTMPHIEKTWQKLKGRNDITVLGVCVWDTKEKYDEWVPKNQDKFTFPLVFDTAARDTANSIAKKLYSVSGIPTTYIIDKEGKIAASFVGSRDIPAGVEPALAKLGIPLAP, from the coding sequence ATGTTTTTACCTGCACTTGTCTATCTTATTCAGGACACCATTGATCCACGTGCCGAGGCACTCTTGGAGAGCAATGCCAAGGCCATCGCGGCGCTCAAGTCGTTCAAGGCCGAGGGCGATATCGTCACCCAGAGCGGCACCAACACGCGCCACACGGTCTCGCAGGTGCTCGCAGGCCGCCCCAGTTTCTTGCGCTACGAGCTCTGGACGGTCGATGACGCCGGGAAGAAGAGCGAGCAACCCATCTCGCTGCTGCTGAGCGATGGCAAGCAGTATGTCCGCCAGAGCGGCAAGACCTACACCACCCTGACCGCAAACCCCGCCACGATGAGCCTTGGAGCGGAGCCCTGGGACGGTTTCTTCAGCGAGAAGCGCACCTTCCAGACCGTCTTTGCGGGCTACAAACAACAAAAGACCCTGGCTGCGCTCGCCCTCGGGGAGCCGGAGGTGGTCGAGGGTGAGAAGTGCTCGGTTGTCAGCTACCGCTACACGATGTCACTGGGAACCAATACGATCAAGTACGAAGGAAAGCTCTACTTCGGCCAAGACAGCCTCGCGCGTCGCAAGGTGCAGACGATCCAGGTGGGAGAGGGGCCTAAGTCCACCAGCACGGCGACGATCCGTAACCTACAAAAGAACGCTCCCCTGCCCGAGCCCACGGCCTTTGCCTACGTTCCGGGGCCGGGGATCGAGCCCTTCAAAGCGCCGACCCCCAAGCCTGCCGCACCACGCCCACCCCTGCTCGCGGTCGGAACCCCTGCGCCCGACTTCACCGTGATGACACTCGATGGCAAGCCGGTCAAGCTCTCGGACTTCCGGGGGAAAGTGGTGGTGATGGACTTCTGGGCGACCTGGTGTGGCCCCTGTATGGTGACCATGCCCCATATCGAGAAGACCTGGCAGAAGCTCAAGGGCCGCAACGACATTACTGTGCTGGGGGTCTGTGTCTGGGATACCAAGGAGAAGTACGACGAGTGGGTGCCCAAGAACCAGGATAAGTTCACCTTCCCACTGGTCTTCGATACTGCGGCTCGGGACACAGCAAACTCCATCGCCAAGAAGCTCTACAGTGTCAGCGGCATTCCGACCACCTACATCATCGACAAAGAGGGGAAGATCGCCGCGAGCTTTGTGGGCTCCCGAGACATTCCCGCCGGTGTTGAGCCTGCGCTGGCGAAGCTGGGGATTCCGCTGGCCCCCTAA
- the glpK gene encoding glycerol kinase GlpK — MILAIDSGTTSCRTLAFDASGRCVALAQQEFPQYYPQPGWVEHDPEEIWRAQKATLDAVVAQVGKQNIQAIGITNQRETVVAWDKHTGEPLANAIVWQCRRTTELCHQLKDAGHEPGVRAKTGLLLDPYFSGTKIQWLSERVETKDAYFGTVDTWLLWKLTGGQSYATDPSNASRTLLYNLQTNNWDDELLALFGVARASLPTIQPSGSVFGHWEGIPICGILGDQQAALYGQQCITPGMAKCTYGTGCFLLKTENPPTERDQWVPGILQTVAWEKNGELTYASEGAVFIAGAAVQWLRDGLGLIATAAETEALARSVPDSGGVVFVPAFTGLGAPYWNPEARGLICGLTRGTTKAHLVYATLEAIAQQNADLLEAMSLAGILRVDGGASRNDFLMQLQADLLGIPVERPAQTETTAFGVAVLAGQTAGIFDIAPWRAERVFEPALSQDERAHRRESWRRAVARAL; from the coding sequence ATGATTCTCGCAATTGATAGTGGTACGACGTCGTGCCGGACACTGGCCTTTGATGCCTCGGGGCGCTGTGTGGCGCTGGCACAGCAGGAGTTTCCGCAGTACTACCCCCAGCCCGGCTGGGTGGAGCACGACCCTGAGGAGATCTGGCGGGCACAGAAAGCGACACTCGATGCGGTCGTGGCGCAGGTGGGGAAGCAAAATATCCAGGCCATTGGGATCACCAACCAGCGCGAGACGGTGGTGGCGTGGGACAAGCACACCGGCGAGCCGCTGGCAAACGCGATTGTCTGGCAGTGCCGCCGCACCACGGAGCTCTGCCACCAGCTCAAAGACGCCGGCCATGAGCCGGGGGTGCGCGCCAAGACCGGCTTACTCCTCGACCCCTACTTCTCCGGCACCAAGATCCAGTGGCTGAGTGAGCGGGTCGAGACGAAAGACGCCTATTTTGGCACGGTGGACACCTGGCTGCTCTGGAAGCTCACGGGCGGCCAGAGCTACGCCACCGACCCCAGCAATGCGTCGCGGACCCTGCTCTACAACCTACAGACCAATAACTGGGACGACGAGCTTCTGGCGCTGTTTGGGGTGGCACGCGCCTCGCTTCCCACGATTCAGCCGTCGGGGAGCGTGTTTGGACACTGGGAGGGCATCCCCATCTGCGGCATCCTCGGCGACCAGCAAGCCGCGCTCTACGGCCAGCAGTGCATTACGCCAGGCATGGCAAAGTGCACCTACGGCACGGGCTGTTTTCTGCTGAAGACGGAGAACCCACCCACCGAACGCGACCAGTGGGTTCCCGGCATCTTGCAGACAGTCGCGTGGGAGAAAAACGGGGAGCTCACCTACGCCAGTGAGGGCGCGGTCTTTATCGCGGGCGCTGCGGTTCAGTGGCTCCGCGATGGGCTCGGGCTAATCGCGACCGCCGCCGAGACCGAGGCGCTCGCGCGCTCCGTGCCCGATAGCGGTGGCGTGGTCTTCGTGCCCGCGTTCACTGGGCTCGGTGCCCCCTACTGGAACCCGGAGGCGCGCGGCCTGATCTGCGGCCTGACCCGTGGGACCACTAAAGCGCACTTGGTCTACGCCACTTTAGAGGCTATCGCTCAGCAAAACGCCGATCTGTTAGAGGCCATGTCCTTGGCGGGAATACTGCGGGTGGATGGCGGCGCGTCTCGCAATGACTTTCTCATGCAGCTCCAGGCCGATCTGCTCGGAATTCCGGTCGAGCGCCCCGCCCAGACTGAGACCACCGCGTTTGGAGTCGCCGTGCTAGCGGGACAGACTGCAGGCATCTTCGATATCGCTCCCTGGCGCGCGGAGCGGGTCTTTGAGCCGGCGCTCTCCCAAGACGAAAGAGCCCACCGCCGGGAGTCCTGGCGGCGGGCGGTAGCACGAGCGCTGTAA